In Vicia villosa cultivar HV-30 ecotype Madison, WI unplaced genomic scaffold, Vvil1.0 ctg.000197F_1_1, whole genome shotgun sequence, one genomic interval encodes:
- the LOC131625272 gene encoding photosystem I assembly factor PSA3, chloroplastic-like — MAVSKFTSSPYSHFSNLSSFSKLTSPSSSSLLFHSHHHVHHPTKQNSKATNFTIKAYMENPNSFSSIANKVIGALPIVGLLARIMSDEGGVGNDLVDFAEFRRRVGKNCSPSDSTSFYKFQSRRGKTGDPIYVLLCCWLAAIGAGLLKTEEILEGVARLRISDDIEFEEQTFIAMMDEARERRAKLKGPPPAVPMEVRVEKALDAIYVCCFGKDPIEIEDERLLSIILSSVFPSVPKQEIRRMVTEMAEKVEDGGMDYIPDAKPPSKEAVELQMKDLNFLKQNSDTM; from the exons ATGGCAGTTTCAAAGTTCACTTCTTCTCCTTATTCTCATTTCTCCAATCTCTCATCTTTCTCCAAACTCacatcaccatcttcatcttctcttcTTTTTCATAGTCATCACCATGTTCATCACCCAACTAAACAAAACTCTAAAGCTACAAACTTCACCATCAAAGCTTACATGGAGAATCCAAACTCCTTTTCAAGTATAGCCAACAAAGTCATCGGTGCTCTTCCTATTGTTGGTCTCTTAGCTAGAATCATGAGTGATGAAGGTGGTGTTGGTAATGATCTTGTTGATTTTGCTGAGTTTAGAAGAAGGGTTGGTAAGAATTGTTCTCCCAGTGATTCAACTTCTTTTTATAAGTTCCAATCTCGAAGAGGAAAG ACAGGGGATCCTATCTATGTTCTGTTATGTTGTTGGCTTGCAGCTATAGGTGCAGGTCTTCTTAAAACTGAGGAGATTTTGGAAGGAGTCGCAAGGCTTCGAATTTCGGATGATATTGAATTTGAAGAGCAGACTTTCATAGCCATGATGGATGAAGCAAGAGAG AGAAGGGCGAAACTAAAGGGCCCACCTCCTGCTGTTCCAATGGAGGTTCGAGTTGAGAAGGCGCTTGATGCTATCTATGTATGTTGCTTTGGAAAGGATCCTATAGAGATAGAAGATGAAAGATTACTAAGTATAATACTTAGTTCTGTTTTTCCATCAGTTCCAAAACAAGAGATTCGACGCATGGTTACAGAAATGGCAGAGAAAGTAGAAGATGGAGGCATGGATTATATTCCAGATGCCAAACCTCCATCAAAAGAAGCTGTTGAACTGCAAATGAAAGACCTTAACTTTCTTAAACAAAATAGTGACACTATGTGA